In Neofelis nebulosa isolate mNeoNeb1 chromosome 7, mNeoNeb1.pri, whole genome shotgun sequence, the following proteins share a genomic window:
- the LOC131517081 gene encoding LOW QUALITY PROTEIN: SNRPN upstream reading frame protein-like (The sequence of the model RefSeq protein was modified relative to this genomic sequence to represent the inferred CDS: inserted 2 bases in 2 codons): protein MMDPARDHLHLRRTTEKHXPEMEVQVKSXHLYPRRRRQQQQVPVVDFQAELRQAFSAEMPRGG, encoded by the exons ATGATGGACCCAGCCAGGGACCACTTACACCTGAGACGGACTACAGAAAAAC TCCCAGAGATGGAAGTCCAAGTCAAGA GTCACCTGTACCCAAGGAgacggcggcagcagcagcaagTACCTGTGGTCGATTTCCAGGCGGAACTGAGACAGGCATTCTCAGCCGAGATGCCAAGAGGTGGTTAA